The following are encoded together in the Anopheles nili chromosome 3, idAnoNiliSN_F5_01, whole genome shotgun sequence genome:
- the LOC128727760 gene encoding WD repeat-containing protein on Y chromosome → MSERVRRARSVQLKYLATLHQIGKPLEEPIIGRHFKLPERPRPAEHPVFDMSLLYIPIYCHLVLHPPGELERPPTPELITRARIEKAVGSWMD, encoded by the exons ATGTCTGAGCGCGTCCGACGAGCACGCAGCGTCCAGCTAAAGTATCTGGCCACGCTGCACCAGATTGGTAAGCCATTGGAGGAACCGATCATCGGGCGACACTTTAAGCTACCGGAACGACCCCGACCGGCCGAACATCCCGTGTTCGACATGTCGCTGTTGTAC ATTCCGATCTACTGCCACCTGGTGCTGCATCCTCCCGGCGAGCTGGAACGTCCACCAACGCCGGAGCTAATTACGAGGGCACGAATCGAAAAAGCGGTGGGAAGCTGGATGGATTAA